A region of Acidobacteriota bacterium DNA encodes the following proteins:
- a CDS encoding serine/threonine protein kinase yields MRLGLLTRIALALATVGLVPLLLTSLRLVGINRESMSEQVLRTNVVATNTVAANISDQVESRRSLARAAANNPAVYNNPLAPEATGFLSSFLAARPDLGSLALYDSAGTEIVRAQRKEDAELMGRILADPATDSPLLIVQEGLWLRLEVAMPEDRGTLRLVADAAPITEAVNDSLIGDQASLSLIDAQGGVLAGTPLRRNDLPQEILEGTARGYIQGIHRETDEAGREILAAFNPVPSTPWMVLSRQPAAAAEAVSQTMLRDSLTSLGFALLLTGLLSSAAYVSIVRPIRDLTRVQRRLAGLSTQPSRGNEIEDLRASFERLEQRIKDRDALERIFLGRYQILGILGQGAMGMVFRAWDPKLQRPLAIKTVHLGPEQGESRNDHLARLLQEAVTVARFQHPNIVAVYDMEDTEDMAYIVMELVDGVSLERYLAEHKVLAPGPAALLGQAMAAGLAEAHRADIVHHDVKPANILLGADRSIKVADFGIAQAISTLNEASDLVFGTPGYLPPEALQGMGYTPAGDLFSLGVVLYEAVTGLKPFGAGTLKQIISGTLHTVATPAHQLDPGIPQVFGELLDRLMSKSPEARPSDAEKVASSFAAIAETLGARWDVEIESQLETEQLRDDESPKSLLVHTLPAGDAVRG; encoded by the coding sequence TTGCGCCTCGGCCTACTGACCCGCATCGCCCTCGCCCTCGCCACCGTCGGCCTGGTGCCCCTGCTGCTGACTTCCCTGCGGCTGGTGGGGATCAACCGCGAAAGCATGAGCGAGCAGGTTCTGCGCACCAACGTGGTAGCCACCAACACGGTGGCCGCCAACATCAGCGACCAGGTCGAGAGCCGCCGCTCCCTGGCCCGCGCCGCGGCCAACAATCCGGCCGTTTACAACAACCCTCTGGCCCCCGAAGCCACCGGCTTCCTGAGCTCGTTCTTGGCCGCTCGGCCGGATCTCGGCAGCCTCGCCCTCTACGATTCCGCGGGCACCGAGATCGTGCGCGCCCAGCGCAAGGAGGATGCCGAGCTGATGGGCAGGATCCTGGCCGATCCGGCGACCGACTCGCCGCTCTTGATCGTTCAGGAGGGCCTCTGGTTACGCCTCGAGGTGGCGATGCCGGAGGATCGCGGCACCCTTCGCCTGGTGGCCGACGCCGCCCCGATCACGGAGGCCGTCAACGACAGCTTGATCGGCGATCAGGCCTCCCTCTCCCTGATCGACGCCCAGGGCGGAGTGCTCGCCGGCACTCCCCTGCGCCGCAACGACCTGCCGCAGGAAATCCTCGAAGGCACAGCGCGTGGCTACATCCAGGGCATCCACCGCGAAACGGACGAAGCCGGGCGCGAGATCTTGGCGGCCTTCAACCCGGTACCGAGCACCCCGTGGATGGTGCTCTCGCGACAGCCCGCCGCCGCCGCCGAAGCGGTCTCCCAGACCATGCTGCGCGATTCCCTCACCTCCCTCGGCTTCGCGCTGCTGCTGACCGGCCTGCTGTCGAGCGCCGCCTATGTTTCGATCGTCCGGCCGATCCGCGACCTGACCCGGGTCCAGCGGCGCCTGGCGGGCCTCAGCACGCAACCGTCGCGCGGTAACGAGATCGAAGATCTGCGCGCCTCCTTCGAGCGCCTCGAGCAGCGCATCAAGGACCGCGACGCCCTCGAGCGCATCTTCCTCGGCCGCTACCAGATCCTCGGCATCCTCGGGCAGGGCGCGATGGGCATGGTGTTCCGCGCCTGGGACCCCAAGCTGCAACGCCCGCTCGCCATCAAGACCGTCCACCTCGGCCCGGAGCAAGGAGAGTCGCGTAACGACCACCTCGCCCGCCTGCTCCAGGAGGCGGTGACGGTGGCGCGCTTCCAGCACCCCAACATCGTCGCCGTCTACGACATGGAAGACACCGAGGACATGGCCTACATCGTCATGGAGTTGGTCGATGGGGTCAGCCTCGAGCGTTATCTCGCGGAGCACAAGGTGCTAGCGCCGGGCCCGGCAGCGCTGCTCGGTCAAGCGATGGCCGCCGGCCTCGCCGAGGCCCATCGCGCCGACATCGTCCACCACGACGTCAAGCCGGCCAACATCCTGCTCGGCGCCGATCGCTCGATCAAGGTGGCCGATTTCGGCATCGCCCAGGCCATCTCGACCCTCAACGAAGCCTCCGATCTGGTCTTCGGCACCCCGGGGTATCTACCTCCGGAAGCCCTTCAAGGCATGGGCTATACTCCCGCCGGTGATCTTTTTTCCCTGGGCGTTGTTCTGTATGAAGCGGTGACGGGTCTGAAGCCTTTCGGCGCCGGGACACTCAAACAAATCATCTCGGGAACTCTCCACACGGTCGCAACGCCGGCCCACCAGCTCGATCCTGGAATTCCCCAGGTCTTCGGTGAGCTGCTGGACCGTCTGATGAGCAAGAGTCCCGAGGCTCGCCCGAGCGACGCCGAAAAGGTGGCGAGCTCTTTCGCCGCCATCGCCGAGACCCTCGGGGCCCGCTGGGACGTCGAGATCGAATCCCAGCTCGAAACGGAGCAACTGCGAGACGATGAATCTCCGAAGAGCCTTCTGGTCCACACTCTTCCTGCCGGCGACGCTGTTCGCGGCTGA
- a CDS encoding sigma-54 dependent transcriptional regulator: MEPRRTIQVLLTEDGRPRRILLERPLPADGRLAVAIHDGDKLPAAWVDGGIAEVEQDVQIAETEDGTGAIRLAQGTSRYGEVIMLSATSEGRLPKPSEEGPYDFLTRPLTRSELKELTQAAASARPSSPILGQSAAVLKLLDTIDRIAASPASVLIHGETGTGKTLAARAIHEASDRRDKPFVVVNCSAFQDQLLESELFGHEKGSFTGATAAKPGLFEVANGGTLFLDEVAEMTSAMQAKLLQTLDNGELRRVGGTKTRKVDVRIVAASNKDLKAEVKAGNFRQDLLFRLRVITLEVPALRERKEDIPLLVATFLTRYQLPGRRPKSIAPGALKLLQEYAWPGNVRELMNTIEGLILLSPEDEIGAQDLPPSLRPSTQLDLPDVEAPLPMSEVERLHVARALRYTKGSKAPAARLLGIDVKTLNNKIRNYGIEI; the protein is encoded by the coding sequence ATGGAGCCACGAAGAACGATTCAGGTCCTGCTGACGGAGGATGGTCGGCCCAGGCGGATCTTGCTGGAGCGCCCGCTCCCGGCGGACGGTCGCTTGGCGGTCGCGATCCACGATGGCGACAAACTGCCGGCGGCTTGGGTCGATGGCGGCATCGCCGAGGTCGAGCAGGACGTCCAGATCGCCGAGACCGAAGACGGCACCGGGGCGATCCGCCTGGCCCAGGGCACTTCCCGCTATGGCGAGGTGATCATGCTCTCGGCGACCTCCGAAGGGCGCCTCCCGAAGCCCTCCGAAGAGGGGCCCTACGACTTCCTGACCCGTCCCCTGACACGCTCCGAGCTCAAGGAGCTGACCCAGGCGGCGGCTTCGGCGCGGCCTTCGAGCCCGATCCTGGGGCAGAGCGCTGCCGTGCTCAAGCTGCTCGACACCATCGATCGCATCGCCGCCTCGCCGGCATCGGTGCTGATCCACGGCGAGACCGGCACCGGCAAGACGCTGGCGGCGCGGGCGATCCACGAAGCCAGCGATCGTCGCGACAAGCCCTTCGTGGTGGTCAACTGCAGCGCCTTTCAGGATCAGCTCCTCGAGAGCGAGCTGTTCGGTCACGAGAAGGGATCCTTCACCGGCGCGACGGCGGCCAAGCCGGGCCTCTTCGAGGTCGCCAACGGGGGGACCCTGTTCCTCGACGAAGTCGCCGAGATGACTTCGGCGATGCAGGCCAAGTTGCTGCAGACCCTCGACAACGGCGAGCTGCGTCGGGTCGGTGGCACCAAGACCCGCAAGGTCGATGTTCGCATCGTGGCGGCTTCCAACAAAGACCTCAAGGCCGAAGTCAAGGCCGGGAATTTCCGCCAGGACCTGCTCTTCCGGTTGCGCGTCATCACCCTCGAAGTGCCGGCGCTCCGCGAACGCAAGGAGGACATTCCCTTGCTGGTGGCGACTTTCTTGACCCGCTATCAACTGCCCGGCCGGCGCCCGAAGAGCATCGCTCCGGGGGCCCTCAAGCTGCTGCAGGAGTATGCCTGGCCGGGCAATGTTCGCGAGCTGATGAACACCATCGAGGGGTTGATCCTGCTGTCGCCGGAGGACGAGATCGGGGCCCAGGATCTGCCCCCCAGCCTGCGACCGTCGACCCAGCTCGACCTGCCGGATGTCGAGGCGCCCTTGCCCATGTCCGAGGTCGAGCGCCTGCACGTGGCTCGGGCTCTGCGCTACACCAAGGGCAGCAAGGCGCCGGCGGCGCGCTTGCTCGGCATCGACGTCAAGACTCTCAACAACAAGATCCGAAACTACGGAATCGAGATCTGA